Proteins found in one Paralichthys olivaceus isolate ysfri-2021 chromosome 19, ASM2471397v2, whole genome shotgun sequence genomic segment:
- the mfsd4b gene encoding sodium-dependent glucose transporter 1, whose product MSSSAGKKKHVRFASLEEEEEEEEDNEQEEDTLFDKRKDGGSGRGLKSALKAAKRATNPGCDDRVQVVGGGRGGTGACGRWMVTLVLSASFLGLGMGISVLGPTFEDLAVNVKKNISNMSYIFVGRSVGYIGGSLLGGLLFECMSPHLLLGLSMLVTAFGMCAIPFCTQALVLTLLMSSIGMSMGVLDTGGNVLILKTWGEQGGPHMQALHFSFAAGAFVSPIIAKLLFGPDGNSSMGPTPTNSTSPAATEHLTVSDAHRFISFIHSRSSTLKSMWAYIVIGSYIGLISFLFFILYTRSSMSHDKARTSSGKPLVAKHHTALVILLFFFFFGYVGAEVAYGSFIYNFAKDYAHMPQSQAAGLNSLFWATFAACRGFAIFFAACAYPGTLILFSLVGTTISSLLLCLFSSEKVVLWVCTGLYGASMSTTFPSGITWMEQYTTVTGNTAAVFVVGSALGEMVLPALVGFLGKFYQYPFLMYLSLITATFTSILFPVMYKLASAPNGQSRKPRAMGRPDADDSEFRQALLDSGAHDEEEEEEEEPDIEADQWNDADFEVIEMDDTASLVSSPSKASSPPDVSGVMEPRSAGGASSSDSISLVGDSPRRKLLLSDREKRD is encoded by the exons ATGTCCTCATCCGCGGGGAAGAAGAAGCACGTTCGGTTCGCcagcctggaggaggaggaggaggaggaggaggacaacgagcaggaggaggacacCCTGTTCGACAAGAGGAAAGACGGCGGGTCCGGGCGGGGACTGAAGAGCGCGCTGAAGGCGGCCAAGAGGGCGACGAACCCGGGATGCGACGACCGGGTGCAGGTGGTCGGCGGAGGGAGGGGCGGGACCGGAGCGTGCGGCCGCTGGATGGTCACCCTGGTTCTGTCCGCGTCCTTCCTGGGCCTG gGGATGGGTATCTCTGTCCTTGGCCCCACGTTTGAAGACCTGGCTGTGAATGTGAAGAAGAACATCAGCAACATGTCCTACATCTTCGTGGGTCGCTCTGTGGGATACATAGGAGGATCCCTCTTAGGGGGCCTTCTCTTCGAATGCATGAGCCCCCACCTCCTGCTCG GTTTATCGATGCTGGTCACAGCCTTTGGAATGTGTGCTATCCCGTTCTGTACGCAGGCCTTGGTCCTCACTTTGCTCATGTCCAGCATTGGGATGTCTATGGGTGTTCTGGACACAG gtgGGAATGTGCTCATACTGAAGACCTGGGGCGAGCAGGGAGGCCCTCACATGCAGGCTCTGCACTTCAGCTTTGCTGCTGGGGCCTTTGTGTCTCCAATCATTGCAAAGTTGCTGTTTGGGCCCGATGGAAATAGCAGCATGGGACCCACGCCCACCAATTCAACATCTCCTGCCGCCACAGAACACCTCACCGTCTCTGACGCTCACAGGTTCATCAGCTTCATCCACAGCAGGAGCAGCACCCTCAAATCCATGTGGGCCTACATTGTGATCGGCTCTTATATCGGCCTCATCTcgttcctcttcttcatcctctacACCCGCAGCAGCATGTCCCATGACAAAGCTCGCACGTCGTCAGGAAAGCCCCTGGTGGCCAAACACCACACTGCTCTTGTTAtcctgctcttcttttttttctttggctaCGTGGGTGCTGAGGTGGCATACGGCTCCTTCATCTACAATTTCGCCAAGgactacgcacacatgccacagTCGCAGGCAGCCGGGTTGAACTCGTTGTTCTGGGCAACGTTCGCTGCCTGTCGGGGGTTTGCCATCTTCTTTGCGGCCTGTGCGTACCCGGGGACCCTGATCCTGTTCAGCCTGGTGGGCACCACCATCTCCTCCCTGCTTCTCTGCCTCTTCAGCAGTGAGAAAGTGGTCCTGTGGGTTTGCACTGGTCTCTATGGAGCCTCCATGTCCACGACCTTCCCCAGTGGCATCACCTGGATGGAGCAGTACACCACAGTGACGGGCAACACAGCGGCTGTGTTTGTGGTGGGCTCAGCACTGGGTGAGATGGTGCTGCCTGCGCTTGTAGGCTTCCTGGGAAAGTTCTACCAATACCCCTTTCTGATGTACCTGTCACTCATCACTGCCACCTTCACCTCCATCCTCTTCCCCGTCATGTACAAGCTAGCCTCTGCCCCTAATGGTCAGAGCAGGAAACCCCGCGCCATGGGTCGACCCGACGCCGACGACAGTGAATTCCGTCAGGCACTGCTGGATTCAGGAGCccatgatgaagaggaggaggaggaggaggagccagacATCGAGGCGGATCAATGGAACGATGCAGACTTTGAGGTGATTGAGATGGACGACACAGCGAGTCTCGTGAGTTCACCCAGCAAGGCTTCGTCTCCCCCCGATGTCAGCGGTGTGATGGAGCCTCGGTCCGCAGGGGGagcctcctcctcagactccaTCTCTCTGGTAGGAGACTCCCCCAGACggaagctgctgctctcagacagagagaagagagactgA